One stretch of Natronobacterium gregoryi SP2 DNA includes these proteins:
- a CDS encoding rhomboid family intramembrane serine protease: MPLDPMQIVLSVSVLVALGLVWYFGGGGRWRELVAGRFLYGVPWGTLVTVAVVVAFYVLVQGGVSRWHDPLTLPFITWSYFYPTGLLTAGIAHGSPQHLASNMAGTLAFAPIAEYAWSHYPPSSGRSRSRFGDGLLSRPWIRAIVVFPAALLVVAVLTAVLALGPGLGFSGAVFAIAGFAVVNYPITTVVAVVAASTVQTLFDAFSQPVVQATIEAGAPSPPAWAGVGFQAHLLGFLLGAVLGLLLLRRRGRRPSAGRLFVGVVLFGMAQSLWLLVGTGDDIFYLYQGAGVVLVLAVAGVTALAVAGSDRPLPRPLATLGLPRVLSRRQFAIGWLFVLTLGFLVAVAGTILAGQPIVSTVIGLALVAGLLALPAVPPVVPDRLLSSPISRRQTAVACLLVLTVLVALPSIPFNLLVISDDAVPGSGEVDIGGYAVTYEQNATTGQMPVVGPGASANETLETRHSGVIVVNEDREIWTVGTQNYTLEHDGDASVVVGGVGWHETVDVTRTGWDVLGNGTAYGVDLEVGGETTRSFASDPIRATVQIDGNEVALVPADDADEPFEVRVEGDGGGTDATAIPSVDETTTAGDLEFTVEDAGHAVELIAAADDTAVPIAERETEE, translated from the coding sequence ATGCCACTCGACCCAATGCAGATCGTGTTGTCGGTCTCGGTTCTCGTCGCGCTGGGGCTCGTCTGGTACTTCGGTGGCGGAGGCCGCTGGCGGGAACTGGTCGCGGGCCGATTCCTCTATGGCGTTCCCTGGGGGACGCTGGTCACCGTCGCGGTCGTCGTCGCGTTCTACGTGCTGGTCCAGGGGGGAGTCTCTCGCTGGCACGATCCGCTCACGCTACCGTTTATCACGTGGTCGTACTTTTACCCGACCGGACTGCTCACAGCGGGAATCGCTCACGGCTCGCCGCAGCATCTGGCGTCGAATATGGCGGGCACGCTCGCGTTCGCACCGATCGCGGAGTACGCCTGGAGCCACTACCCACCCTCGAGTGGCCGCTCCCGGTCGCGGTTCGGTGATGGACTGCTCTCGAGACCCTGGATTCGTGCGATCGTTGTCTTCCCGGCCGCGTTGCTCGTCGTCGCAGTCCTGACGGCGGTCCTCGCACTGGGGCCGGGGCTGGGCTTTTCCGGAGCCGTCTTCGCCATCGCTGGTTTCGCGGTCGTGAACTATCCGATCACGACCGTCGTCGCCGTTGTCGCCGCGAGCACGGTCCAGACGCTGTTCGACGCGTTCAGCCAGCCAGTGGTCCAGGCGACTATCGAGGCGGGCGCACCGTCACCGCCCGCGTGGGCTGGCGTCGGCTTCCAGGCGCACCTGCTCGGGTTCCTGCTGGGGGCGGTGCTTGGACTCTTGCTGTTGCGGCGTCGCGGGCGACGGCCGTCCGCCGGGCGGCTCTTCGTCGGCGTCGTGTTGTTCGGGATGGCACAGTCGCTATGGCTGCTCGTCGGGACCGGTGACGACATCTTCTATCTCTATCAGGGTGCTGGTGTCGTCCTCGTACTCGCGGTCGCGGGAGTGACGGCGCTTGCCGTTGCAGGCAGCGATCGACCGCTCCCCCGACCGCTTGCCACACTGGGTCTCCCGAGGGTTCTCTCGCGTCGCCAGTTCGCGATCGGTTGGTTGTTCGTTCTTACACTCGGATTCCTCGTTGCCGTCGCGGGGACGATCCTCGCCGGCCAACCGATCGTCTCGACGGTGATCGGACTGGCACTGGTCGCCGGCCTGCTCGCGTTGCCAGCGGTACCGCCAGTCGTCCCCGATCGCTTGCTCTCGAGTCCGATCTCCCGTCGCCAAACCGCAGTCGCGTGTCTGCTGGTTCTGACGGTCCTCGTCGCGCTGCCGAGCATCCCGTTCAACCTGCTCGTGATCAGTGACGACGCTGTCCCGGGCAGCGGCGAGGTCGACATCGGCGGCTACGCCGTCACCTACGAACAAAACGCCACTACCGGACAGATGCCGGTCGTCGGTCCCGGGGCCAGCGCGAACGAGACGCTCGAGACACGCCACAGCGGCGTGATCGTCGTCAACGAGGACCGCGAAATCTGGACGGTGGGCACCCAGAACTACACACTCGAACACGACGGCGACGCCTCGGTCGTCGTCGGCGGAGTCGGTTGGCACGAGACGGTCGACGTCACCCGAACCGGCTGGGACGTGCTGGGCAATGGGACGGCCTACGGCGTCGATCTCGAGGTCGGTGGCGAGACGACGCGATCGTTCGCGTCCGACCCGATCCGGGCTACCGTTCAGATCGACGGCAACGAGGTGGCTCTCGTCCCTGCCGACGACGCCGACGAGCCGTTCGAGGTCCGAGTCGAGGGCGACGGCGGCGGGACCGACGCGACAGCGATCCCGTCGGTCGACGAGACGACTACCGCGGGCGACCTCGAGTTCACGGTCGAGGATGCCGGCCACGCGGTCGAGTTGATCGCGGCAGCTGACGATACTGCCGTCCCCATCGCCGAGCGGGAGACCGAGGAGTAG
- a CDS encoding ABC transporter ATP-binding protein, translating into MTARDGPAIATDGLTKRYGETTAVADLDLQVAQGTVYGFLGPNGAGKTTTMRMLTTLTRPSSGTARVADHPITDREAVAPHIGYLPEEPPIYDELSGREQLEYVAGLRSLPEDDANERIESLLERFGLLDDADKRIEEYSKGMRQKVGVIQAVLHEPAVAFLDEPTSGLDPRAARTMRDTIAELADREMTIFLSTHILPVVDELADVIGVLHDGRLVAEGDPETLKSRAETGEARSLEDAFLAVTRESPGTGDVAAGASTE; encoded by the coding sequence ATGACCGCCCGCGACGGCCCCGCGATAGCGACGGACGGACTCACGAAACGGTACGGCGAGACGACCGCCGTCGCCGACCTCGACCTCCAGGTCGCCCAGGGAACCGTCTACGGGTTTCTCGGCCCCAACGGCGCGGGGAAGACGACGACGATGCGGATGCTGACGACGCTGACGCGGCCGAGTTCCGGAACTGCACGCGTGGCCGACCACCCGATCACCGACCGCGAGGCCGTCGCGCCACACATCGGCTACCTGCCCGAGGAGCCGCCGATCTACGACGAACTCAGCGGCCGCGAACAACTCGAGTACGTCGCCGGCCTCCGAAGCCTCCCCGAAGACGACGCGAACGAACGTATCGAGTCGCTGCTCGAGCGGTTCGGCCTGCTCGACGACGCCGACAAGCGCATCGAGGAGTACTCGAAAGGGATGCGCCAGAAGGTCGGCGTCATCCAGGCCGTCCTCCACGAACCCGCAGTCGCCTTCCTCGACGAACCGACGAGCGGACTCGATCCCCGTGCCGCCCGGACGATGCGGGACACCATCGCCGAACTCGCCGACCGGGAGATGACCATTTTTCTCTCGACGCACATCCTCCCCGTCGTCGACGAACTTGCGGACGTCATCGGCGTCCTCCACGACGGTCGGCTCGTCGCAGAGGGGGACCCCGAAACGCTGAAATCTCGCGCCGAGACCGGGGAAGCCCGAAGCCTCGAAGACGCCTTCCTCGCGGTGACTCGCGAGTCGCCGGGGACGGGTGACGTCGCGGCCGGAGCGTCCACGGAGTGA
- a CDS encoding LolA family protein has protein sequence MSPTADRRVALLTILIGVTILAAGCVAVPTADDSAAVLEDRIADAEPPNEIDATLEVREEVDGETTTTTDDIQFRADGVSRIETADGLLIVTDGDQRWHHDRETERVQRFDVDPGTKPFLEGLYDQQAAYVERYDIDEIEETTFEGHEVYRVVFDPPPAETINRSVSVLVGETEYVVPLERTDGVDDQAVETVEVWYDDEQFFPIKHRVEGAGVELETTYRDVTFEPGFVADRFDVDAPMEDGSDENAEDVVEVVFPELSQHETVAGVDEAVPFSVAEPPVETLPDALALDAATSYEFPDEERTQASLSYRANGETVIVKTSDGPRTVAVGGDDVQIGDGAGTIADTPQGAELEWACDDDLYYSVFVSDGVGDDRALALEIAEAIGCDPTANR, from the coding sequence ATGTCCCCGACTGCCGACCGGAGAGTCGCCCTCCTGACAATTCTGATCGGCGTCACAATACTCGCCGCTGGCTGTGTCGCCGTCCCGACGGCAGACGATTCCGCTGCTGTCCTCGAGGACCGAATCGCCGACGCGGAACCACCGAACGAGATCGACGCGACGCTCGAGGTGCGCGAGGAAGTCGACGGTGAGACGACGACGACTACCGACGACATCCAGTTCCGTGCGGACGGAGTCAGTCGGATCGAAACTGCTGACGGTCTCCTGATCGTCACCGATGGCGATCAGCGCTGGCACCACGACCGCGAGACCGAGCGCGTCCAGCGGTTCGACGTCGACCCCGGCACGAAGCCGTTTCTCGAGGGTCTGTACGACCAGCAGGCCGCGTACGTAGAACGGTACGACATCGACGAAATCGAGGAGACGACGTTCGAGGGTCACGAAGTTTATCGCGTCGTCTTCGATCCGCCACCCGCGGAGACGATCAACCGGTCTGTCAGCGTGCTCGTCGGCGAAACCGAGTACGTCGTTCCGCTCGAGCGAACCGACGGGGTCGACGATCAGGCCGTCGAGACAGTCGAGGTCTGGTACGACGACGAGCAGTTCTTCCCGATCAAACACCGAGTCGAGGGAGCGGGAGTCGAACTCGAGACCACGTACCGAGACGTCACGTTCGAACCAGGATTCGTAGCCGACCGGTTCGATGTCGACGCACCGATGGAAGACGGGTCAGACGAGAACGCCGAGGACGTCGTCGAGGTTGTCTTCCCGGAACTCTCACAGCACGAGACGGTCGCCGGTGTGGACGAGGCCGTCCCGTTTTCCGTCGCCGAACCACCAGTGGAGACACTTCCGGACGCACTCGCACTCGACGCGGCCACGAGCTACGAGTTCCCGGACGAGGAACGAACGCAGGCGTCGCTGTCCTACCGTGCCAACGGTGAGACGGTCATCGTAAAGACGAGCGACGGACCACGAACTGTCGCCGTCGGCGGAGACGACGTACAGATCGGAGACGGAGCGGGAACGATCGCCGACACTCCTCAGGGGGCGGAACTCGAGTGGGCGTGTGACGACGATCTGTACTACTCGGTTTTCGTCAGCGACGGCGTCGGCGACGATCGGGCGCTCGCTCTCGAGATTGCCGAGGCGATCGGGTGTGATCCGACAGCCAACCGGTGA
- a CDS encoding M48 family metalloprotease, translating into MPSSSLELQGRMVAALLALVVVTVCFLAGVWAVFYGVFLFLEIQSATYFAFVVTTATLLSIGYLEYTHLETIERLAGAHPVDEETAPELYRQTTRVAAQLDVPVPTIAVSDRDTPEALAVGFRPANVHLVLSTGTIRALDDDELEAVIAHELAHVKNRDAMVVTVVSLPVVLAEGLGSRLGEVENPGWAGVVIVPLVFLSTVVWIVGRSITARLSRARERAADRAAAAVIGSPAVLASALQRLDREIDDTPNRDLREASGVSSLSILPLEPKELEKVMLGPDGDREPSYWWLRTRLHRLGRWLFTTHPPTEDRIDSLRGLERED; encoded by the coding sequence ATGCCCTCCAGTTCGCTCGAACTCCAGGGACGAATGGTCGCCGCTCTCCTCGCCCTCGTGGTAGTGACGGTCTGCTTCCTGGCCGGAGTGTGGGCCGTTTTCTACGGCGTCTTTCTCTTTCTCGAGATCCAGTCGGCGACCTACTTCGCGTTCGTGGTCACCACCGCGACGCTGCTTTCGATCGGCTACCTCGAGTACACCCACCTCGAGACGATCGAACGGCTCGCAGGCGCTCACCCGGTCGACGAGGAGACGGCACCAGAGCTCTACCGGCAGACGACGCGCGTCGCCGCCCAACTCGACGTTCCAGTGCCGACGATCGCCGTCTCGGATCGGGACACACCCGAGGCGCTGGCAGTCGGATTCCGCCCGGCGAACGTCCACCTCGTCCTCTCGACGGGGACGATCCGCGCTCTCGACGACGACGAACTCGAGGCGGTGATCGCACACGAACTCGCCCACGTCAAGAACCGGGACGCGATGGTCGTCACGGTCGTCTCGCTCCCCGTCGTGCTCGCAGAGGGACTTGGCTCGCGGCTCGGCGAGGTCGAGAACCCCGGCTGGGCCGGTGTCGTCATCGTTCCGCTGGTGTTTCTCTCGACCGTCGTCTGGATCGTCGGCCGATCGATCACGGCCCGTCTCTCGAGAGCCAGGGAACGCGCCGCGGATCGTGCCGCCGCAGCAGTCATCGGCTCGCCGGCCGTCCTCGCCAGCGCGCTCCAACGACTCGACCGGGAGATCGACGACACGCCGAACCGCGACCTCCGCGAGGCGTCGGGAGTCTCGTCGCTGTCGATCCTCCCGCTCGAGCCGAAGGAACTCGAGAAGGTCATGCTCGGGCCGGACGGCGACAGAGAGCCGTCCTACTGGTGGCTTCGGACGCGACTCCACCGGCTCGGCCGCTGGCTGTTCACGACGCATCCGCCGACGGAGGATCGAATCGACTCGTTGCGGGGCCTCGAACGCGAAGACTAG
- the carB gene encoding carbamoyl-phosphate synthase large subunit has product MSTETDDAAGDGRKILLIGSGPIQIGQAAEFDYSGAQACRALQEEGAEVVLVNSNPATIMTDPEMADEVYIEPITTEAIAEIIREENPDGVIAGLGGQTGLNVTAELAEESVLEEYDVEIMGTPLDTIYATEDRDLFRQRMEKIGQPVPGSTTISLEEGESVSELTEEDLEERVEAAVEEVGGLPVIARTTYTLGGSGSGVVHEFDELLRRVRKGLRLSRNDEVLITESIAGWVEYEYEVMRDADDSCIIICNMENIDPMGIHTGESTVVTPSQIVPDEGHQEMRTAALEVIRELGIQGGCNIQFAWRDDGTPGGEYRVVEVNPRVSRSSALASKATGYPIARVTAKVALGKRLHEIENEITGETTAAFEPAIDYVVTKVPRWPKDKFDDVDFELTTAMKSTGEAMAIGRTFEESLLKALRSSEYEPSVDWDDVSDEELEDHYLERPSPDRPYAMFEAFERGYTVEDVVELTGIFEWYTERYRNVAESTRAAQEGDFTEAAVVGRTNASIAATAGAEVDTVEQSVPGRTYKQVDTCAGEFEAETPYYYSAREPEYGSSSLGDDSVAGELEVDPDLESVIVVGGGPIRIGQGVEFDYCSVHAVRALRDLGIDAHVVNNNPETVSTDYDTSDGLFFEPITAEEVADVAEATGADGVMVQFGGQTSVNIGEPLEDELARRGLDCEVMGTSVEAMDLAEDRDRFNVMMDELEIAQPEGGTAFSKGEAVELAHDIGYPVLVRPSYVLGGRAMDVVYDDEDLETYIEEAVRVSPDKPILVDDFLEDAIELDVDAVSDGRDILIGGIMEHVETAGVHSGDSACMIPPRSLDEDTLERVRGVTEDIAEALKTKGLLNVQLAVRDGEVYVLEANPRSSRTVPFVSKATGVPIAKLAAKVMAGETLRSLEAEEQIPEHTSIKEVVLPFDRLPGSDPRLGPEMKSTGEVMGTASDFGTAYWKAQQAAHNAVGEGTAVVDLDVDGFEEHFDVAEFNDVPQAIREGEVDFVVSRDRDSLEMAVEEEIPYLSTEASAEAYVEALESFDGNLEVDTVSDRPKRVAKWGLEK; this is encoded by the coding sequence ATGAGCACGGAGACCGACGACGCTGCGGGGGACGGACGCAAGATCCTGCTTATCGGCAGCGGACCGATCCAGATCGGGCAAGCTGCCGAGTTCGACTACTCGGGTGCACAGGCGTGTCGCGCGCTCCAGGAGGAGGGTGCAGAGGTCGTGCTGGTCAACTCCAATCCGGCGACGATCATGACGGACCCGGAGATGGCCGACGAAGTCTACATCGAGCCGATCACGACCGAGGCCATCGCCGAGATCATCCGAGAGGAGAACCCCGACGGCGTCATCGCTGGTCTGGGCGGCCAGACGGGACTGAACGTCACGGCAGAACTCGCCGAGGAGAGCGTCCTCGAGGAGTACGACGTCGAGATCATGGGGACGCCGCTCGATACGATCTACGCGACGGAAGACCGCGACCTCTTCCGCCAGCGCATGGAGAAGATCGGTCAGCCGGTTCCGGGTTCGACGACCATCTCGCTCGAGGAGGGCGAGTCGGTCTCGGAACTGACCGAGGAAGACCTCGAGGAGCGCGTCGAGGCGGCCGTCGAAGAGGTCGGCGGACTCCCCGTCATCGCTCGCACGACGTACACGCTCGGCGGATCGGGGTCGGGCGTCGTCCACGAGTTCGACGAACTGCTCCGTCGCGTCCGCAAAGGACTGCGTCTCTCGCGCAACGACGAGGTGCTCATCACCGAGTCCATCGCGGGCTGGGTCGAGTACGAGTACGAGGTCATGCGCGACGCCGACGACTCCTGTATCATCATCTGCAACATGGAGAACATCGACCCGATGGGCATCCACACCGGGGAGTCGACGGTCGTCACGCCCTCCCAGATCGTCCCCGACGAGGGCCACCAGGAGATGCGCACGGCAGCGCTCGAGGTCATCCGCGAACTCGGCATCCAGGGTGGCTGTAACATCCAGTTCGCCTGGCGCGACGACGGCACCCCCGGCGGCGAGTACAGGGTCGTCGAGGTCAACCCCCGCGTCTCCCGTTCCTCCGCGCTCGCCTCGAAGGCGACCGGCTACCCGATCGCCCGCGTCACCGCGAAGGTCGCACTCGGCAAGCGCCTCCACGAGATCGAAAACGAGATCACGGGCGAGACGACCGCCGCCTTCGAACCAGCGATCGACTACGTCGTCACGAAGGTGCCACGCTGGCCCAAGGACAAGTTCGACGACGTCGACTTCGAACTCACCACGGCGATGAAGTCGACCGGCGAGGCGATGGCTATCGGCCGTACCTTCGAGGAATCCCTGCTCAAAGCCCTGCGCTCGTCCGAGTACGAGCCAAGCGTCGACTGGGACGACGTGAGTGACGAGGAACTCGAGGACCACTACCTCGAGCGTCCCTCGCCCGACCGGCCGTACGCGATGTTCGAAGCGTTCGAACGCGGCTACACGGTCGAGGACGTCGTCGAGTTGACGGGCATCTTCGAGTGGTACACCGAACGCTACAGGAACGTCGCGGAGTCGACCCGTGCAGCTCAGGAGGGTGACTTCACCGAAGCGGCCGTCGTCGGCCGCACGAACGCTTCGATCGCCGCGACCGCCGGTGCAGAGGTCGACACCGTCGAGCAGTCGGTCCCCGGTCGTACGTACAAACAGGTCGACACCTGTGCCGGCGAGTTCGAGGCCGAGACGCCGTACTACTACTCGGCTCGCGAACCCGAGTACGGCTCCAGTTCGCTCGGCGACGACTCCGTCGCGGGCGAACTCGAGGTCGACCCCGACCTGGAGAGCGTCATCGTCGTCGGTGGCGGCCCGATCCGCATCGGCCAGGGCGTCGAGTTCGACTACTGTTCGGTCCATGCGGTCCGTGCCCTGCGTGACCTGGGAATCGACGCCCACGTCGTCAACAACAACCCGGAGACGGTCTCGACGGACTACGACACCTCCGACGGCCTGTTCTTCGAACCGATCACCGCAGAAGAGGTCGCCGACGTCGCCGAGGCGACCGGTGCCGACGGCGTGATGGTCCAGTTCGGCGGTCAGACGTCGGTCAACATCGGCGAACCCCTGGAGGACGAACTCGCCCGACGCGGCCTCGACTGCGAGGTCATGGGCACGAGCGTCGAGGCGATGGACCTCGCGGAGGACCGCGACCGGTTCAACGTCATGATGGACGAACTCGAAATCGCCCAGCCCGAGGGCGGCACCGCCTTCTCGAAGGGGGAGGCGGTCGAACTGGCCCACGACATCGGCTACCCCGTGCTCGTACGACCCTCGTACGTGCTCGGCGGCCGTGCGATGGACGTCGTCTACGACGACGAGGACCTCGAGACCTACATCGAGGAAGCCGTTCGTGTCTCCCCGGACAAGCCGATCCTCGTGGACGACTTCCTCGAGGATGCGATCGAACTCGACGTCGACGCGGTCTCGGACGGCCGCGACATCCTGATCGGCGGCATCATGGAACACGTCGAAACGGCGGGCGTCCACTCCGGCGACTCGGCGTGTATGATCCCGCCGCGCTCGCTGGACGAAGACACGCTCGAGCGCGTCCGTGGGGTCACAGAGGACATCGCCGAGGCGCTGAAGACGAAGGGGCTGCTGAACGTTCAGCTTGCAGTTCGTGACGGCGAGGTCTACGTTCTCGAGGCCAACCCACGTTCCTCGCGTACCGTCCCGTTCGTCTCGAAGGCGACCGGCGTTCCGATCGCGAAACTCGCGGCGAAGGTCATGGCCGGCGAGACCCTGCGCAGTCTCGAGGCCGAAGAGCAGATTCCCGAACACACCTCGATCAAGGAGGTCGTGCTCCCGTTCGACCGCCTGCCGGGTTCGGACCCGCGTCTCGGCCCCGAGATGAAATCGACTGGCGAAGTGATGGGAACGGCAAGCGACTTCGGCACGGCCTACTGGAAGGCACAGCAGGCCGCTCACAACGCAGTGGGTGAGGGCACCGCTGTCGTGGACCTGGACGTCGACGGCTTCGAGGAGCACTTCGACGTCGCCGAGTTCAACGACGTGCCGCAAGCGATCCGCGAGGGCGAGGTCGACTTCGTCGTCAGCCGCGACCGCGACTCCCTCGAGATGGCCGTCGAAGAGGAGATTCCGTACCTCTCGACGGAAGCGAGCGCGGAAGCATACGTCGAGGCGCTCGAGAGTTTCGATGGAAATCTCGAGGTCGACACCGTCAGCGACCGACCGAAGCGCGTCGCGAAGTGGGGACTCGAGAAGTAA
- the folP gene encoding dihydropteroate synthase: MEYHEAADFCFGLRRFRPKPGTESTARLLAHLENPHNGVDFVQVAGSNGKGSTARMLERTLREAGLSVGLYTSPHLEDLRERVRIDGRKIPRSAVTEYVEAVRGYVTERAADGESPTFFETMTGMALWHFGREDVDVAILEVGIGGRLDATSVVDPIASAVTSVTLEHTGIIGETETEIAADKAHVAPADTPLVTGVSGEPLEAVRSVADEVVTVGHEDGNSHPDVAVSYDGRQNHTEAAISIDADDWDLETRIPLLGTHQAENAGIAAVLSRQITDVSEADLARGLRSAHWPGRFEVMETEPLVVLDGAHNPGACETVAETLASYEYDDLHLVVGAMHDKDHREMAAAMPTATTVVTAEPSLDRAEDRNVLARVFEEAGTNEVRTAPSVQDALTVAIERAETDDCVLVAGSLFAVAEARSRWTAAGIPKRIRNLEDARETLEGADVRDPELERAEENAVHRVLKTNLAYRQARELKDDVLRLGGDCVLSGHGTDGERVDAVLMGTLETFEELIDVLETEGGGSNDVARELRTALELEGTETSTGGDDTRWPWEDSTAVMGILNVTPDSFHDGGEYDALEDAVSRAEAMVAAGVDVLDVGGESTRPGAEPVSVEKEIDRVVPVIEHIADLDASVSIDTRKAAVADAALEAGADIVNDVSGLEDPDMRFVVAEHDAGLVVMHSIDAPVVPDRAVTYDDVVEDVIDQLSERILLAEKAGLDREQIVVDPGLGFGKSSSESFELLGRADEFRALGCPVLIGHSHKSMFGHVDRASGERLAATVAATAIATDRGADVIRVHDAPENVAAVRTALAARDPAQFEW; encoded by the coding sequence ATGGAGTATCACGAGGCGGCGGACTTTTGTTTCGGTCTGCGGCGGTTCCGCCCGAAACCGGGGACGGAGTCGACTGCACGGTTGCTCGCCCACCTCGAGAACCCCCACAATGGCGTCGATTTCGTTCAGGTTGCCGGCTCGAACGGGAAGGGAAGCACGGCCCGAATGCTAGAGCGCACGCTCCGAGAGGCTGGCCTCTCGGTCGGCCTCTACACCTCGCCACATCTCGAGGACCTGCGCGAACGGGTCCGCATCGACGGGCGCAAGATTCCGCGGTCGGCTGTTACGGAGTACGTCGAGGCCGTGCGCGGGTACGTGACGGAACGTGCTGCCGACGGCGAGTCACCGACGTTCTTCGAGACGATGACGGGAATGGCACTGTGGCACTTCGGCCGCGAAGATGTCGACGTCGCCATCTTGGAGGTCGGCATCGGCGGCCGACTCGACGCCACGAGCGTCGTCGACCCGATCGCCAGCGCAGTGACGAGTGTCACACTAGAGCATACGGGCATCATCGGCGAAACCGAGACCGAGATCGCGGCGGACAAGGCTCACGTCGCGCCAGCGGACACACCACTGGTCACCGGCGTCTCGGGCGAGCCACTCGAGGCGGTCCGGTCGGTCGCGGACGAGGTGGTCACGGTCGGCCACGAAGACGGGAACTCACATCCCGACGTGGCCGTCTCCTACGACGGCCGGCAGAACCACACCGAGGCCGCGATTTCGATCGACGCCGACGACTGGGACCTCGAAACCCGGATTCCGCTGCTCGGCACTCATCAGGCCGAAAACGCCGGGATCGCTGCCGTACTGTCCCGCCAGATCACCGACGTCTCGGAAGCGGACCTCGCTCGCGGGCTGCGAAGCGCCCACTGGCCCGGCCGGTTCGAAGTGATGGAGACCGAGCCGCTGGTCGTCCTCGACGGCGCACACAACCCTGGTGCCTGTGAGACCGTCGCCGAGACGCTCGCGAGCTACGAGTACGACGATCTGCATCTCGTCGTCGGTGCGATGCACGACAAGGACCACCGCGAGATGGCTGCGGCGATGCCGACGGCGACGACGGTCGTCACGGCCGAACCCTCCCTGGACCGGGCGGAAGACCGAAACGTTCTCGCTCGCGTCTTCGAGGAAGCCGGCACGAACGAAGTCCGGACGGCTCCGTCGGTCCAGGATGCGTTGACGGTCGCGATCGAACGGGCCGAGACCGACGACTGCGTCCTCGTCGCCGGGTCGCTGTTTGCCGTCGCCGAGGCACGGTCGCGATGGACGGCAGCGGGCATTCCGAAACGAATCCGGAACCTCGAGGACGCCCGTGAAACGCTCGAGGGGGCCGATGTCCGCGATCCCGAACTCGAGCGCGCGGAAGAGAACGCGGTTCATCGCGTCCTGAAGACGAACCTGGCGTATCGCCAGGCCCGGGAACTGAAAGACGACGTACTCCGACTCGGTGGCGACTGTGTCCTCTCGGGCCACGGCACCGACGGCGAACGAGTCGACGCCGTCCTGATGGGGACACTCGAGACGTTCGAAGAGCTGATCGACGTGCTCGAGACCGAGGGCGGCGGATCGAACGACGTCGCCCGTGAACTTCGAACGGCGCTCGAACTCGAGGGGACAGAGACCTCGACTGGGGGCGACGACACTCGTTGGCCCTGGGAAGACAGCACTGCAGTGATGGGCATTCTGAACGTGACGCCGGACAGTTTCCACGACGGCGGCGAGTACGACGCTCTCGAGGACGCCGTTTCTCGCGCCGAGGCGATGGTCGCGGCCGGCGTCGACGTGCTAGACGTTGGTGGCGAGTCGACCCGGCCGGGAGCCGAACCAGTCTCGGTCGAGAAAGAGATCGACCGCGTCGTTCCAGTGATCGAGCACATCGCCGACCTCGACGCCTCCGTCTCCATCGATACGCGCAAAGCAGCCGTCGCGGACGCTGCTCTCGAGGCTGGCGCGGACATCGTCAACGACGTCTCGGGGCTCGAGGACCCGGATATGCGGTTCGTTGTGGCCGAGCACGACGCCGGTCTGGTCGTGATGCACAGCATCGACGCGCCCGTCGTCCCCGACCGAGCGGTCACCTACGACGACGTCGTCGAGGACGTCATCGACCAGCTCTCGGAGCGAATTCTGCTCGCCGAGAAGGCTGGACTCGACCGGGAACAGATCGTCGTCGATCCTGGACTCGGCTTCGGGAAGTCCTCGAGTGAGAGCTTCGAGCTACTCGGGCGGGCCGACGAGTTCCGCGCACTCGGCTGTCCGGTCTTGATCGGTCACTCTCACAAGTCGATGTTTGGCCACGTCGACCGGGCGTCCGGCGAGCGACTCGCGGCGACGGTCGCTGCGACGGCGATCGCGACGGATCGTGGGGCCGACGTGATCCGGGTCCACGACGCGCCCGAGAACGTCGCTGCGGTCCGGACGGCTCTGGCCGCCCGCGATCCAGCGCAGTTCGAGTGGTAG